The proteins below come from a single Actinomycetota bacterium genomic window:
- a CDS encoding c-type cytochrome, translated as MAGNSRAVVEWIAVAVLATASWSVVATASTAQPEGSDQGRVLFQRDCAVCHGPEGSGTDRGPSLERSGTALVHFMLTTGRMPIDHPEEPIQRRPPAYTVDQIEAIVAHAATLTRGPSVPEVQIDPTLQARGGNLFRLNCAACHQLAGTGGALVDLEVAPALDQATAQQTVEAIRGGPGTMPAYSEAQIGAEDADAIAAYVTLALRQPADPGGLSLGHFGPWSEGFIAWLVGLGGLLALAAWIGRRT; from the coding sequence GTGGCGGGTAACAGCCGGGCGGTCGTGGAGTGGATCGCCGTGGCGGTCCTGGCCACGGCATCGTGGTCCGTCGTCGCCACCGCCTCGACCGCGCAGCCCGAGGGCTCGGACCAGGGCCGGGTGCTGTTCCAGCGCGACTGCGCCGTCTGCCACGGCCCCGAGGGCAGCGGGACCGACCGGGGCCCCAGCCTGGAGCGGTCGGGGACCGCCCTCGTGCACTTCATGCTGACGACCGGACGGATGCCGATCGACCACCCCGAGGAGCCGATCCAGCGGCGCCCGCCCGCGTACACCGTGGATCAGATCGAGGCCATCGTGGCGCACGCCGCGACGCTGACCCGCGGTCCCTCGGTCCCCGAGGTCCAGATCGATCCGACGCTGCAGGCACGCGGTGGCAACCTGTTCCGCCTCAACTGCGCCGCCTGCCACCAGCTCGCCGGCACCGGTGGGGCCCTCGTCGACCTCGAGGTGGCTCCGGCGCTCGACCAGGCCACCGCCCAGCAGACCGTCGAGGCCATCCGGGGCGGGCCCGGGACCATGCCGGCGTACTCCGAGGCGCAGATCGGCGCCGAGGACGCGGACGCCATCGCGGCCTACGTGACGCTCGCGCTGCGCCAGCCCGCCGACCCCGGGGGGCTGAGCCTGGGGCACTTCGGCCCCTGGAGCGAGGGCTTCATCGCGTGGTTGGTCGGCCTGGGAGGTCTGCTCGCCCTCGCGGCCTGGATCGGGAGGCGCACGTGA
- a CDS encoding Rieske (2Fe-2S) protein — MSQPPEGGDPKGTLAIVAFAVAIVGAVSFATIYSLGEGHFGGAFNQLLGVSVAATMGGLGVGLVAWAKALMPPGPHVEERHFPHPTDPEGLEASVTEGARDIGRRRLLGRLLAGAAGAGGLAALFPLRSMGPDPFPERTRTGWHAGRRIVDEEGAPVRVDDLEVDSVLTVFPEDDPHRADSQTVLLRVRPEVAEAFHGGAATPHGYVAFSKVCTHLGCPVGLYQPETQRLLCPCHQSAFDVPSGAVPIFGPATRALPRLPIEEVGDGFLVATGDFPEPVGPGFWTRPGVDPEPQR, encoded by the coding sequence GTGAGCCAGCCGCCGGAGGGTGGGGACCCGAAGGGCACCCTGGCGATCGTGGCCTTCGCGGTCGCCATCGTCGGGGCGGTGTCGTTCGCGACCATCTACAGCCTCGGCGAGGGTCACTTCGGCGGGGCGTTCAACCAGCTCCTCGGCGTCAGCGTCGCTGCAACGATGGGAGGGCTCGGTGTCGGCCTCGTGGCGTGGGCCAAGGCGCTGATGCCGCCAGGACCACACGTGGAGGAACGTCACTTCCCCCACCCCACCGATCCCGAGGGGCTCGAGGCGAGCGTCACGGAGGGCGCGCGCGACATCGGCCGGCGCCGGCTGTTGGGACGTCTGCTCGCCGGGGCAGCCGGGGCCGGGGGCCTGGCCGCGCTGTTCCCCCTGCGCTCGATGGGCCCCGACCCCTTCCCGGAGCGGACCCGCACGGGTTGGCACGCCGGCCGTCGGATCGTGGACGAGGAGGGGGCGCCGGTCCGGGTCGACGACCTCGAGGTCGACAGCGTCCTGACCGTGTTCCCCGAGGACGACCCACACCGCGCGGACAGCCAGACGGTGCTGCTGCGGGTGCGGCCCGAGGTCGCGGAGGCGTTCCACGGCGGCGCGGCGACGCCGCACGGCTACGTCGCGTTCTCGAAGGTCTGCACCCACCTGGGCTGCCCCGTCGGGCTGTACCAGCCCGAGACCCAGCGCCTGCTGTGCCCCTGCCACCAGAGCGCCTTCGACGTGCCCAGCGGCGCCGTGCCGATCTTCGGGCCGGCCACCCGCGCGCTGCCGCGCCTGCCGATCGAGGAGGTCGGCGACGGCTTCCTCGTCGCCACCGGCGACTTCCCCGAGCCGGTCGGGCCCGGGTTCTGGACCCGCCCCGGCGTCGATCCCGAGCCGCAGCGGTGA